A DNA window from Malus domestica chromosome 12, GDT2T_hap1 contains the following coding sequences:
- the LOC103407747 gene encoding protein LURP-one-related 5-like: MSRIHPASALKERVHHQLEDVHAPPSVLTVWKRSSMSFQGTDGFTVFDDRGILSFRVDNYSRKNCCVRGGLVLMDGAGRALLTLKPQMLSLQVQWNAYRGEDGYGKNPKSSRVFTMKSGSNLFGSRNKSEAAEVFMGGPSSNSTPDFRIEGCFGRRNCKIRDRSGELVATVSRKRVNNSVLLENDVFSLVVQPGFDLELIMGFVMVLDRICGKTFTPILCS, translated from the exons ATGTCCAGGATACATCCAGCATCGGCGTTGAAAGAAAGGGTTCATCATCAGTTGGAAGATGTTCATGCGCCACCGTCTGTGCTCACCGTGTGGAAGAGATCTAGCATGAGTTTCCAGGGAACTGATGGATTTACAGTGTTTGACGATCGCGGAATACTAAGTTTTCGAGTAGACAATTATTCGAGGAAGAACTGTTGTGTTAGAGGAGGGCTTGTCCTCATGGATGGAGCTGGAAGAGCCTTGCTAACCCTCAAACCCCAG ATGTTGAGCTTGCAAGTTCAATGGAATGCATATAGAGGAGAAGATGGATATGGAAAGAACCCTAAATCCAGCAGAGTCTTCACCATGAAAAGTGGATCAAATCTTTTTGGCAGCAGAAACAAAAGTGAAGCGGCAGAGGTGTTCATGGGAGGGCCAAGTTCAAATAGTACACCAGATTTCAGAATTGAAGGTTGTTTTGGGAGAAGAAACTGCAAAATCAGAGATCGCAGTGGAGAACTTGTTGCCACTGTGTCTAGAAAAAGAGTAAATAATTCAGTCTTGCTTGAAAACGACGTGTTCAGCTTGGTGGTGCAACCTggatttgatcttgaattaaTTATGGGTTTTGTAATGGTTTTGGATCGGATTTGTGGGAAGACATTTACACCAATTTTGTGTTCTTGA